Proteins from one Kineosporiaceae bacterium genomic window:
- a CDS encoding VWA domain-containing protein, producing the protein MAEFTADVFQNEFLPDGGTDVHAVVTVTCSGAGEAGRGEGGEAAEIIIVDTSGSMQGDKIIAAQTAAAAAVEQILDGTWFAIVAGTDGANRVFPYPNAETAMVMMEPGARAEAKRAVGRLVAGGGTAMGSWLRLAKRIFESMPRATQRHAILLTDGRNQSEQPEVLAASVRDAQGVFQCDCRGAGVDWDVAELRGVATALLGTVDLIPDSASMPRVFAELMQQAMSRGVADAQLRVWAPQGAQVLFVRQVAPQVEDLTGRRIDVNALTAGFPTGAWGDESRDYHVAVRLPAKPIGSEQLAARVQLVVRDQVVASSLVKALWSDNDALTTRINPEVAHYTGQAELAEAIQAGLAARSAGDEATARLKLGRAVQLAEATGNAEATTRLKKVVDVEDAVTGKVALKRNVDRLDEMALDTSSTKTTRVKK; encoded by the coding sequence GTGGCCGAATTCACCGCCGACGTGTTCCAGAACGAGTTCCTGCCCGATGGCGGCACGGACGTGCACGCCGTGGTCACCGTCACCTGCTCGGGCGCCGGTGAGGCGGGGCGCGGTGAGGGCGGCGAGGCCGCCGAGATCATCATCGTCGACACCTCCGGCTCGATGCAGGGCGACAAGATCATCGCGGCCCAGACCGCGGCGGCGGCCGCTGTCGAGCAGATCCTGGACGGCACCTGGTTCGCGATCGTGGCCGGTACCGACGGCGCCAATCGGGTGTTCCCCTACCCCAACGCCGAGACCGCGATGGTGATGATGGAGCCCGGCGCCCGCGCCGAGGCCAAGCGGGCCGTCGGTCGGCTGGTCGCCGGTGGTGGTACCGCCATGGGGTCGTGGTTGCGGCTGGCCAAACGAATCTTCGAGAGCATGCCGCGGGCGACCCAGCGGCACGCCATCCTGCTCACCGACGGTCGCAACCAGAGCGAGCAGCCCGAGGTGCTGGCCGCCTCGGTGCGCGATGCGCAGGGCGTGTTCCAATGCGACTGCCGCGGCGCCGGGGTCGACTGGGACGTCGCCGAACTGCGGGGCGTGGCCACCGCCCTGCTGGGCACCGTCGACCTGATCCCGGACTCGGCGTCCATGCCGAGGGTGTTCGCCGAGCTGATGCAGCAGGCGATGAGCCGCGGCGTGGCCGATGCCCAGCTGCGGGTCTGGGCGCCACAGGGCGCTCAGGTGCTGTTCGTCCGGCAGGTCGCGCCGCAGGTCGAGGACCTGACCGGCCGCCGGATCGACGTCAATGCGCTCACCGCGGGGTTCCCGACCGGCGCCTGGGGTGACGAGTCCCGCGATTACCACGTCGCTGTGCGGTTGCCGGCCAAGCCCATCGGGTCCGAGCAGCTCGCGGCCCGGGTGCAGCTCGTGGTGCGTGACCAGGTGGTGGCCAGTTCGCTGGTGAAGGCCCTCTGGTCCGACAACGACGCGCTGACCACCCGGATCAACCCGGAGGTGGCGCACTACACCGGTCAGGCCGAGCTGGCCGAGGCCATCCAGGCAGGTCTGGCGGCGCGGTCCGCCGGCGACGAGGCGACGGCCCGGCTCAAGCTCGGTCGCGCCGTCCAGCTGGCCGAGGCCACCGGCAATGCCGAGGCCACCACCCGGTTGAAGAAGGTGGTCGACGTCGAGGACGCGGTGACCGGCAAGGTGGCGTTGAAGCGCAACGTCGACCGGCTCGACGAGATGGCGCTGGACACCAGCTCGACCAAGACCACCCGGGTCAAGAAGTAG
- a CDS encoding FHA domain-containing protein: protein MSTYTCPDGHTSAASDYCDVCGAPIGPAAPGAAAPSAAPPSLPGAAAAGSSLDLDSAAPAAPPASVAATDQECPNCASTQPAAALFCESCGYDFVTGQMPRPLAPPDGAPPAPQAVDAGSSDPAVTVQPPPSDPAPAQLPPTAQPPDGIEWVVEVWVDPDWHAAQDVDDPCPSAGMPVVVPLRQRSVLIGRTSTSRNIHPEVDVTGDTGVSRRHAQLTTDGLRWWIEDLGSANGTYVGGAGQPLPTDPVSGRVELTDDGRIYLGAWSRLVVRKASPAERTAG from the coding sequence ATGAGCACCTACACCTGCCCGGACGGGCACACCTCGGCGGCGAGCGACTACTGCGACGTCTGCGGGGCGCCGATCGGCCCTGCCGCTCCGGGTGCCGCCGCGCCGAGCGCGGCCCCGCCCAGCCTGCCCGGCGCGGCCGCCGCCGGGTCCAGCCTCGACCTGGATTCCGCTGCTCCGGCCGCCCCGCCCGCCTCGGTCGCGGCGACCGATCAGGAGTGTCCGAACTGTGCCTCGACGCAGCCGGCGGCCGCCCTGTTCTGCGAGAGCTGCGGCTACGACTTCGTGACCGGGCAGATGCCCCGGCCGCTGGCTCCGCCGGATGGCGCTCCGCCCGCTCCGCAGGCAGTCGACGCCGGGTCGTCCGACCCTGCCGTGACGGTGCAGCCACCGCCGAGCGATCCGGCTCCGGCCCAGCTGCCGCCGACCGCACAGCCCCCGGACGGTATCGAGTGGGTGGTGGAGGTCTGGGTCGACCCCGACTGGCACGCCGCCCAGGACGTCGACGACCCGTGTCCGTCCGCCGGGATGCCCGTGGTGGTACCCCTGCGCCAGCGCAGCGTGCTGATCGGGCGGACCTCGACCAGCCGCAACATCCACCCGGAGGTCGATGTCACCGGTGACACCGGGGTCTCGCGTCGGCACGCGCAGCTCACCACCGACGGGCTGCGCTGGTGGATCGAGGACCTGGGCTCGGCCAACGGCACCTACGTGGGTGGCGCCGGCCAGCCACTGCCCACCGACCCGGTCTCGGGGCGGGTCGAGCTGACCGACGACGGCCGGATCTACCTGGGCGCCTGGAGCCGGCTCGTGGTGCGCAAGGCCTCGCCTGCGGAGCGCACCGCCGGCTGA
- a CDS encoding response regulator transcription factor has product MTSILLVEDDATVRETVGVYLRRAGYEVRCVADGASAVEEFAARGADLVLLDLMLPQLGGFDVLRRVRALRRETPVIMLTARGQEHERVQGLQVGADDYVTKPFSLRELELRVRSVLRRSAPSPHPVDVVVTSGDLTVDLAGRRVLREGAELALTSREFDLLAWLVRHPGVVAGRDQLIREVWGWDVGDESTVTVHVRRLREKIEPDPSRPSLLVTVFGRGYRWDGDA; this is encoded by the coding sequence GTGACGAGCATCCTGCTGGTCGAGGACGACGCGACCGTCCGCGAGACGGTCGGCGTCTACCTGCGCCGGGCCGGGTACGAGGTGCGCTGCGTCGCCGACGGCGCGTCGGCGGTCGAGGAATTCGCGGCCCGCGGAGCCGACCTGGTGTTGCTCGACCTGATGTTGCCGCAGCTGGGCGGCTTCGACGTGCTTCGCCGGGTGCGGGCACTCCGACGCGAGACACCCGTGATCATGCTCACCGCCCGTGGCCAGGAACACGAACGCGTCCAGGGCCTGCAGGTCGGGGCCGACGACTACGTCACCAAACCGTTCAGCCTGCGCGAGCTCGAGCTGCGGGTGCGTTCGGTGCTGCGCCGCAGTGCGCCCTCCCCGCACCCGGTGGACGTCGTGGTCACCTCGGGAGACCTGACCGTCGACCTGGCCGGACGTCGGGTGCTGCGCGAGGGTGCGGAGCTGGCCCTGACCTCTCGCGAGTTCGATCTTCTGGCCTGGCTGGTACGTCACCCGGGCGTGGTGGCGGGGCGGGACCAGCTGATCCGTGAGGTGTGGGGTTGGGACGTGGGGGACGAGTCCACGGTGACCGTGCACGTGCGGCGGCTGCGGGAGAAGATCGAGCCGGACCCGTCCCGGCCGTCCCTCCTGGTCACCGTCTTCGGGCGCGGCTATCGCTGGGACGGTGACGCGTGA
- a CDS encoding HAMP domain-containing histidine kinase — protein MTREAATREADAMRPELSAVLVSAGTTAAVASAGAFGLWRLAFGRPAAAARAAPAVVVAALAAGVAVATRAMVVAEDDYRTVLFVLAAGAPLAALIGVLLARRVSAMEEHAARERADRLRAEQVEESRRELIGWLSHDLRTPLAGVRALAESLQENVIDDPTSTGERIVREVDRLNAMVDDIAELSRMHGMHDLAGGPVRPRERVRVDDLVSDAVESVMPLADAAGVGVEAGALCGAGADLDVASVTRAVINLVRNAVQHSARAAVRHGTAGALVTVSTHRTGPWIDIVVDDGCGGIPEADLPRVFEAGWRGDPARGGTSPSLPLAWGGGGLGLGLAIVAEVAGAHQGTVSVANRDDGSGCTFTLRLPAGDT, from the coding sequence GTGACGCGTGAGGCGGCGACGCGTGAGGCGGATGCGATGCGACCCGAGCTGAGCGCCGTCCTGGTCTCCGCAGGAACCACCGCGGCCGTCGCCTCGGCCGGGGCGTTCGGGCTGTGGCGCCTGGCCTTCGGGCGCCCGGCCGCCGCGGCTCGGGCGGCCCCCGCTGTGGTCGTGGCGGCACTGGCCGCCGGGGTCGCGGTGGCCACCCGGGCCATGGTGGTCGCCGAGGACGACTACCGCACCGTGCTGTTCGTGCTCGCCGCCGGTGCGCCCCTGGCGGCGCTGATCGGCGTCCTGCTCGCTCGGCGAGTCTCGGCGATGGAGGAACATGCTGCCCGCGAGCGGGCCGATCGGCTGCGCGCCGAGCAGGTCGAGGAGAGCCGGCGGGAGCTCATCGGCTGGCTGTCGCACGACCTGCGGACCCCTCTGGCTGGGGTTCGGGCGCTCGCTGAATCGTTGCAGGAGAACGTGATCGACGATCCGACGAGCACCGGGGAGCGGATCGTGCGCGAGGTCGACCGGCTCAACGCCATGGTCGACGACATCGCCGAGCTGTCCCGGATGCACGGGATGCACGACCTGGCCGGCGGCCCGGTGCGCCCCCGCGAACGGGTGCGCGTCGACGATCTGGTCTCCGATGCGGTCGAGTCCGTCATGCCGCTCGCCGATGCCGCCGGGGTCGGTGTCGAGGCAGGTGCCCTGTGCGGCGCCGGCGCCGATCTCGACGTCGCCTCGGTGACCCGGGCGGTGATCAACCTGGTGCGCAATGCGGTGCAGCACAGCGCCCGCGCCGCGGTGCGGCACGGCACCGCCGGTGCACTGGTCACGGTCAGCACTCACCGCACCGGGCCCTGGATCGACATCGTGGTCGACGATGGGTGCGGCGGGATCCCCGAGGCGGACCTGCCCCGGGTGTTCGAGGCCGGCTGGCGAGGTGATCCTGCCCGCGGCGGCACCAGCCCATCGCTGCCCCTGGCCTGGGGCGGTGGTGGGCTGGGCCTGGGGTTGGCCATCGTCGCCGAGGTGGCCGGTGCCCATCAGGGGACGGTGAGCGTGGCCAACCGGGACGACGGCTCCGGCTGCACGTTCACCCTGCGCCTGCCCGCTGGCGACACCTGA
- a CDS encoding thioredoxin family protein yields MLAATLSLAACGSTAETSPAASASATSAATSAAAAAPSPAASAMPAGAYLAQADYDKDAASRAGTKVVYFFHASWCPDCRATEASLTADGVPAGLTVVKVDYDTATDLRKTYGITQQHTFVQIGPDGAQLAKWTGTKTGEAIKAKTL; encoded by the coding sequence ATGCTGGCCGCCACCCTGTCCCTGGCCGCCTGCGGATCGACCGCCGAGACGTCCCCGGCGGCGTCGGCGAGCGCCACATCGGCGGCCACGTCGGCGGCCGCGGCGGCACCCTCACCTGCCGCCTCGGCGATGCCGGCCGGGGCCTACCTGGCCCAGGCCGACTACGACAAGGACGCCGCGAGCCGCGCCGGCACGAAGGTCGTGTACTTCTTCCATGCCTCCTGGTGCCCCGATTGCCGAGCCACCGAGGCCTCGTTGACCGCCGATGGAGTACCGGCCGGGTTGACCGTGGTCAAGGTCGACTACGACACCGCCACCGACCTGCGCAAGACCTACGGCATCACCCAGCAGCACACCTTCGTCCAGATCGGCCCGGACGGCGCACAGCTGGCGAAGTGGACCGGCACCAAGACCGGTGAGGCGATCAAGGCCAAGACCCTCTGA
- a CDS encoding cytochrome C biogenesis protein codes for MEVPTALVGALVAGALTVLAPCALSLLPVIVGGAVSGAADARAVRRALVITVSLGASVAAFTLLLKASTALIDVPVSAWRWLSGGLLIALGLAELLPDVWSRITVVTGLGSRSAGGLAAAHRRGGLVGAVLTGAALGPVFTSCSPLYAYVVVTVLPAEPVRGLVLLATYVSGLVAVLLLVALLGQRAVRRLRWAADPHSPWRRGLGVLFVVVGVLVVTGLMQDVETWVLDHSPVAPWEIGADIGR; via the coding sequence ATGGAGGTACCCACCGCGTTGGTCGGGGCGCTGGTGGCGGGGGCGCTGACCGTGCTGGCCCCGTGCGCACTCTCGCTGCTGCCGGTGATCGTCGGCGGGGCCGTGTCCGGCGCGGCCGACGCGCGCGCCGTCCGCAGAGCACTGGTCATCACCGTCTCACTGGGGGCGTCGGTTGCCGCCTTCACCCTGCTGCTCAAGGCTTCCACGGCCCTCATCGACGTCCCGGTCTCGGCGTGGCGGTGGCTCAGCGGCGGCCTGCTGATCGCCCTCGGGCTGGCCGAGCTGCTGCCCGACGTCTGGAGCCGGATCACGGTGGTCACCGGTCTGGGGTCGCGCAGCGCCGGGGGGTTGGCGGCGGCGCACCGGCGTGGCGGCCTGGTCGGGGCGGTGCTCACCGGGGCCGCGCTCGGGCCGGTGTTCACCTCGTGCAGCCCGCTGTACGCCTATGTCGTGGTGACGGTGCTTCCCGCCGAACCCGTGCGGGGCCTGGTGCTGTTGGCCACCTACGTGAGTGGGCTGGTCGCCGTCCTGCTGCTGGTCGCGCTGCTCGGGCAGCGGGCGGTGCGCCGGCTGCGCTGGGCGGCCGATCCGCACTCACCGTGGCGGCGGGGACTCGGTGTGCTGTTCGTCGTGGTCGGGGTGCTGGTGGTGACCGGGCTGATGCAGGACGTCGAGACCTGGGTGCTCGACCACTCCCCGGTGGCCCCGTGGGAGATCGGGGCGGACATCGGCCGCTGA
- a CDS encoding TIGR03086 family protein translates to MTNATDEIPYFPAIAPAVFTDGAATAALFRPVLADLAEAVEVPDAALPAPTPCASFTVAGLRDHVLGWLQHFAVALSDPDRTSPRSDADAYRATDDERAPAEVVRESAARLEAALVGDVLGRQVVMSTSRMDGSAVAAMALGEYLIHGWDLSVASGRHWAPSDAACDAAREFFEGMIAPEYRSEDGGGGFFAPEVPVPDDAPALHRLLGFAGRNPAWTPPA, encoded by the coding sequence ATGACCAATGCGACCGACGAGATCCCGTACTTTCCGGCCATCGCTCCGGCCGTCTTCACCGATGGGGCGGCGACCGCCGCTCTGTTCCGGCCCGTTCTGGCAGACCTGGCCGAGGCGGTCGAGGTGCCGGACGCCGCGCTGCCCGCCCCGACCCCGTGCGCCTCGTTCACCGTGGCCGGTCTGCGCGACCACGTGTTGGGCTGGCTGCAGCACTTCGCGGTGGCGTTGTCCGATCCCGACCGCACCTCGCCCCGGTCGGATGCCGATGCCTACCGCGCCACCGATGACGAGCGGGCTCCCGCCGAGGTGGTCCGCGAGAGCGCCGCCCGCCTCGAGGCTGCCCTCGTGGGTGACGTGCTGGGCCGCCAGGTGGTGATGTCGACCTCGCGCATGGACGGGTCGGCCGTGGCGGCGATGGCGCTGGGGGAGTACCTGATCCACGGCTGGGACCTGTCGGTGGCCAGCGGCCGCCACTGGGCACCATCCGATGCGGCGTGCGATGCCGCCCGCGAGTTCTTCGAGGGCATGATCGCGCCCGAGTACCGCTCCGAGGACGGCGGTGGCGGATTCTTCGCTCCCGAGGTACCGGTTCCGGACGACGCCCCCGCGCTGCACCGTCTGCTCGGCTTCGCCGGCCGCAACCCCGCCTGGACCCCACCCGCCTGA
- a CDS encoding NADP-dependent isocitrate dehydrogenase — protein sequence MAKIKVANPVVELDGDEMTRIIWQFIKDRLIHPYLDIDLKYYDLGIEHRDATDDQVTIDSANAIKQYGVGVKCATITPDEARVEEFKLKKMWVSPNGTIRNILGGVVFREPIIISNIPRLVPGWTKPIVIGRHAHGDQYKATNFKVPGAGQLTITFTPEDGSEPIQHVVANYGPDGGVAMGMYNFNKSIEDFARASFAYGLQRGYPVYLSTKNTILKAYDGAFKDIFQQVFDADFKAEYDAAGLTYEHRLIDDMVAAAMKWEGGYVWACKNYDGDVQSDTVAQGFGSLGLMTSVLMTPDGKTVEAEAAHGTVTRHFRQHQQGKPTSTNPIASIYAWTGGLKHRGKLDGTPEVTAFAERLERVCIETVESGKMTKDLALLVGPDQAFLTTEGFLAALDENLQASS from the coding sequence GTGGCCAAGATCAAGGTCGCCAACCCAGTCGTCGAGCTCGATGGCGACGAGATGACCCGCATCATCTGGCAGTTCATCAAGGACCGGCTGATCCACCCGTACCTCGACATCGACCTGAAGTACTACGACCTGGGCATCGAACACCGGGACGCCACGGACGACCAGGTCACCATCGACTCGGCCAACGCCATCAAGCAGTACGGCGTCGGGGTCAAGTGCGCGACCATCACCCCGGACGAGGCCCGCGTCGAGGAGTTCAAGCTCAAGAAGATGTGGGTCAGCCCCAACGGCACGATCCGCAACATCCTCGGTGGTGTGGTGTTCCGTGAGCCGATCATCATCAGCAACATCCCGCGGCTGGTGCCGGGCTGGACCAAGCCCATCGTCATCGGTCGTCACGCCCACGGTGACCAGTACAAGGCCACCAACTTCAAGGTGCCCGGTGCGGGTCAGCTGACCATCACCTTCACCCCCGAGGACGGCTCCGAGCCGATCCAGCACGTCGTGGCGAACTACGGCCCCGACGGTGGTGTCGCGATGGGCATGTACAACTTCAACAAGTCCATCGAGGACTTCGCCCGGGCGTCCTTCGCCTACGGCCTGCAGCGCGGCTACCCGGTGTACCTGTCGACCAAGAACACGATCCTCAAGGCGTACGACGGCGCCTTCAAGGACATCTTCCAGCAGGTGTTCGACGCCGACTTCAAGGCCGAGTACGACGCGGCCGGCCTGACCTACGAGCACCGCCTGATCGACGACATGGTCGCTGCGGCGATGAAGTGGGAGGGCGGCTACGTCTGGGCCTGCAAGAACTACGACGGTGACGTGCAGTCCGACACCGTGGCGCAGGGCTTCGGCTCGCTCGGTCTGATGACCAGCGTGCTGATGACCCCGGACGGCAAGACCGTCGAGGCCGAGGCCGCCCACGGCACGGTCACCCGGCACTTCCGCCAGCACCAGCAGGGCAAGCCGACCTCGACCAACCCGATCGCCTCGATCTACGCCTGGACCGGTGGCCTGAAGCACCGCGGCAAGCTGGACGGCACACCCGAGGTCACCGCGTTCGCCGAGCGGCTGGAGCGGGTCTGCATCGAGACCGTCGAGAGCGGCAAGATGACCAAGGACCTCGCGCTGCTGGTCGGTCCCGACCAGGCCTTCCTGACCACCGAGGGCTTCCTGGCGGCGCTGGACGAGAACCTGCAGGCCTCGTCCTGA
- a CDS encoding alpha/beta fold hydrolase, whose product MLTRSTTSDVPAAVAPTQDVRLRSADGLSLAGTYWPGDRSGNRSGAGAAAPGLLLLHGNNSSRAVMAGNAAWFARQGYAVLTIDLRGHGESAAAEHSFGLLESRDAWAGYRWLQQRQNGAPVGIVGVSLGGAATLIGDEGPIPAPAIVLQAVYPELRQATAHRLRSVLGPVLATALEPTLSYQSYPRLGVAPGRLSPVTVIAGAHSSFLVIGGLDDVHTPPADTEAMVAAAPKGTQVWWVPDLDHAALSGLESDAYRQQVEQFFDARLRGVTG is encoded by the coding sequence GTGCTGACCCGGTCCACCACCTCGGACGTGCCCGCTGCCGTCGCACCGACTCAGGACGTGCGGTTGCGGTCGGCGGACGGGCTGTCCCTCGCCGGCACCTACTGGCCCGGCGATCGGTCCGGCAATCGGTCCGGTGCCGGCGCGGCGGCCCCGGGGCTGCTGTTGCTGCACGGCAACAACTCCTCGCGGGCGGTGATGGCGGGCAACGCGGCCTGGTTCGCCCGCCAGGGGTACGCCGTCCTGACGATCGACCTGCGGGGTCACGGCGAGTCCGCGGCGGCCGAGCACTCCTTCGGCCTGCTGGAGTCGCGTGATGCCTGGGCCGGCTACCGCTGGCTGCAGCAACGTCAGAACGGAGCGCCGGTGGGCATCGTCGGGGTCTCGCTCGGTGGGGCGGCCACCCTGATCGGCGACGAGGGGCCGATCCCGGCGCCGGCCATCGTGCTGCAGGCGGTCTACCCCGAACTGCGCCAGGCCACGGCCCATCGCCTGCGTTCCGTGCTGGGGCCAGTGCTGGCGACGGCGCTCGAACCCACGTTGAGCTATCAGTCCTACCCGCGCCTCGGGGTCGCCCCAGGGCGGTTGTCACCCGTGACGGTGATCGCCGGGGCTCACTCGTCGTTCCTGGTGATCGGCGGGCTCGACGATGTCCACACGCCGCCGGCCGACACCGAGGCCATGGTGGCAGCGGCACCGAAGGGGACCCAGGTGTGGTGGGTGCCCGACCTCGATCACGCCGCCTTGAGCGGGCTGGAGAGCGACGCCTACCGGCAGCAGGTGGAGCAGTTCTTCGATGCGAGGCTGCGCGGCGTCACGGGGTGA
- a CDS encoding CBS domain-containing protein → MSTHPVIRVNDVMKRHVDIVQGQTSVADALRTMKHVDTKCLIIDKRHPEDEYGIVLLSDIARHVLATNRSPERVDIYEIMSKPVLTVSPTMDIRYCARLFDKFGLSRAPVAQRGEIIGLVSYTDLVFKGMLRTL, encoded by the coding sequence GTGAGCACTCACCCCGTGATCCGGGTCAACGACGTGATGAAGCGGCACGTCGACATCGTGCAGGGCCAGACCAGCGTCGCCGACGCCTTGCGCACCATGAAGCACGTCGACACCAAGTGCCTGATCATCGACAAACGCCACCCCGAGGACGAGTACGGCATCGTGCTGCTGTCCGACATCGCCCGCCACGTGTTGGCCACGAATCGGTCACCGGAGCGAGTGGACATCTACGAGATCATGTCCAAGCCGGTGCTGACCGTCTCACCCACGATGGACATTCGCTACTGCGCCAGGCTGTTCGACAAGTTCGGCCTGTCCCGGGCGCCCGTGGCGCAGCGGGGCGAGATCATCGGCCTGGTCAGCTATACCGATCTGGTCTTCAAGGGCATGCTGCGCACCCTGTGA
- a CDS encoding DUF1538 domain-containing protein, with protein MQFVHELGVGLLGTLRDILPIATVLLGFQLVVLRRPVPHLRRVLVGFALVLVGMVLFLAGLDDALFPLGRLMAEQLTDPTLVSGGRPGPVTWTDYGWVYLFAALIGFSTTVAEPALMAVALKAEHVSGGTISAVALRVAVALGVAIGISLGAFRIVTGTPLPFYIITGYVLVSLQTLFAPRSIIALAYDTGGVTTSTVTVPLVAALGLGLASTVPGRNPVLDGFGLIAFASLFPMMTVMAYAQLGHWRAQRGRSSGANGTGTSRLAPALRPPRSRPIPHPVFRPAPIPQPERISQPPATPENRTV; from the coding sequence ATGCAGTTCGTGCACGAGTTGGGCGTCGGCCTGCTCGGAACACTGCGAGACATCCTGCCGATCGCCACCGTCCTGCTCGGGTTCCAGCTGGTCGTGCTGCGGCGGCCGGTGCCACACCTGCGCCGTGTCCTGGTCGGATTCGCCCTCGTGCTGGTCGGCATGGTGCTGTTCCTGGCCGGTCTGGACGACGCCCTGTTCCCCCTCGGGCGGTTGATGGCCGAACAGCTCACGGACCCCACGTTGGTGAGCGGTGGCCGTCCGGGCCCGGTGACGTGGACGGACTACGGATGGGTCTACCTGTTCGCCGCCCTGATCGGCTTCTCGACCACGGTGGCCGAGCCAGCGTTGATGGCGGTGGCCCTCAAGGCCGAACACGTCTCCGGCGGAACGATCAGCGCCGTGGCGTTGCGGGTCGCCGTGGCCCTGGGGGTGGCGATCGGCATCAGCCTGGGCGCCTTCCGGATCGTGACCGGAACCCCACTGCCGTTCTACATCATCACCGGCTACGTGCTGGTCTCCCTCCAGACCTTGTTCGCGCCCCGTTCGATCATCGCCCTGGCCTACGACACCGGAGGGGTGACCACCTCGACCGTGACCGTGCCGCTGGTGGCTGCCCTGGGATTGGGGTTGGCCAGTACCGTGCCTGGACGCAATCCGGTGCTGGACGGGTTCGGGCTCATCGCCTTTGCGAGTCTGTTCCCCATGATGACGGTGATGGCCTACGCGCAACTGGGCCACTGGCGTGCGCAACGAGGCAGGTCGTCGGGTGCCAACGGAACGGGAACGAGCAGACTGGCTCCGGCGCTGCGGCCGCCCCGTTCGCGACCCATCCCCCACCCCGTGTTCCGGCCCGCCCCGATTCCACAGCCGGAACGCATCTCTCAGCCCCCCGCCACCCCCGAGAACAGGACGGTATGA
- a CDS encoding DUF1538 domain-containing protein, which yields MSVSSHAPPTRDHGSLRTLLTELAHDVRDSGRDLLPIVLVVAFFQAVVLRQRLPHLEQILTGAVMVVLGLALFLRGLQLGLFPIGETMAHGFARKGNIYWLAAFAFALGFTTTVAEPALIAIAGEAARVAAEGSVIQQTAEARAGYAFGLRLTVALSVGSAIVLGVVRIIKGWPVQRLVIGGYLGVVAATFFAPPEIIGIAYDAGGVTTSTVTVPLVTALGVGLASSIKGRNPMIDGFGLIAFASLTPMIFVMGYGMVAR from the coding sequence ATGTCTGTCTCTTCTCATGCCCCGCCCACCCGTGACCACGGCTCGCTCCGAACCCTGCTCACCGAACTCGCCCACGACGTTCGCGACAGCGGGCGCGATCTACTACCCATCGTTCTCGTGGTCGCGTTCTTCCAAGCCGTCGTGCTGCGGCAACGGTTACCCCACCTGGAGCAGATCCTGACCGGCGCGGTGATGGTGGTGCTCGGCCTCGCCTTGTTCCTTCGCGGCCTGCAACTCGGCCTGTTCCCGATCGGCGAGACCATGGCCCACGGATTCGCCCGCAAGGGCAACATCTACTGGCTCGCCGCGTTCGCGTTCGCCCTCGGATTCACCACCACCGTCGCGGAGCCTGCGCTGATCGCCATCGCCGGCGAAGCGGCGCGCGTCGCGGCCGAGGGCTCGGTGATTCAGCAGACGGCCGAGGCCCGAGCCGGCTACGCCTTCGGCCTGCGGCTGACCGTCGCACTGTCGGTCGGCTCGGCGATCGTGCTCGGCGTCGTCCGGATCATCAAGGGCTGGCCGGTGCAGCGCTTGGTCATCGGTGGGTATCTCGGCGTCGTGGCCGCGACGTTCTTCGCCCCGCCCGAGATCATCGGCATCGCCTACGACGCCGGGGGCGTGACCACATCAACCGTGACCGTTCCGCTGGTCACCGCTCTCGGGGTCGGCCTGGCCTCCTCGATCAAGGGCCGCAACCCGATGATCGACGGGTTCGGGCTCATCGCGTTCGCATCCCTGACGCCGATGATCTTCGTCATGGGCTACGGGATGGTGGCGAGATGA